Proteins found in one Fulvitalea axinellae genomic segment:
- a CDS encoding RNA polymerase sigma factor, translated as MGVVNHGISDEALFGLVKQGDRQAYSFLYKKYWDELFRVAYHLTDSLADTEDLLHELFAELWLKKERVEIAGSFGAYVRTSLKYKVFRHYDRKRRKGEWNEEVMKDRLVAAGSADQPLSFEELYGLIEVAVENLPEKCRAVYKLSREENKNVREIAQILGISPNTAQNHINKALKELRLSLRDYVGVALLLSSIWNE; from the coding sequence TGACCGGCAGGCGTATTCTTTTTTATATAAAAAATATTGGGATGAACTCTTCAGGGTAGCCTATCACCTCACCGATTCTTTGGCCGATACGGAAGACCTTTTGCATGAGCTCTTCGCGGAGCTTTGGCTGAAAAAAGAGCGGGTGGAGATTGCCGGCTCATTCGGGGCTTACGTGCGGACTTCATTGAAGTATAAAGTCTTCAGGCATTATGACCGCAAAAGAAGAAAAGGGGAGTGGAACGAGGAAGTGATGAAAGATCGTTTGGTGGCGGCGGGGTCGGCCGACCAGCCTTTGTCTTTTGAGGAACTTTACGGCCTTATAGAAGTGGCCGTGGAGAATTTGCCGGAAAAATGCCGGGCGGTTTACAAATTGAGTAGGGAAGAGAATAAGAACGTAAGGGAGATTGCCCAGATATTGGGAATATCGCCCAATACGGCCCAAAACCATATCAATAAAGCGCTGAAAGAGTTGAGGTTAAGTCTCCGGGACTATGTGGGCGTGGCTTTGCTTTTGTCGTCGATTTGGAACGAATAG
- a CDS encoding FecR family protein, with amino-acid sequence MRNQELISKLLEGEIDAGGLEELNDWYAKRANGAELPEDIAQRSGEIKAGMWKKLSKEVLAESPEKKTIWKSLVFRTSIAASLALAVLSFALYWMAPVGNERMIVKTNTTAEPMRLTLPDGSAVWLNRNTEIRYRENFSEKRGIVLEKGEAYFDVERDEDKPFTVKSSELVTTVLGTEFNVKTFENGNGEVAVAEGKVKVSGSDSTQEEKGYVLTVGEEVVYDKASDEMRKAVADLDILLCWKREKLVFDGVKLSKAFAMLEVRFGKEIHVVDAEVNDCEIFGMYEDEDLAHILKTMSFAVGFEMEFSERDGTILIKGKGCR; translated from the coding sequence ATGCGAAATCAGGAACTTATATCGAAGCTTTTAGAAGGGGAAATCGACGCTGGCGGATTGGAAGAGCTTAATGATTGGTACGCTAAGCGGGCGAATGGAGCGGAACTTCCGGAGGATATAGCGCAACGGTCTGGGGAAATTAAGGCCGGAATGTGGAAGAAATTGAGCAAGGAAGTGTTGGCGGAGAGTCCGGAAAAGAAAACGATATGGAAAAGTCTCGTTTTCCGCACCTCGATTGCCGCTTCGTTGGCCTTGGCCGTTTTGTCGTTTGCCCTTTATTGGATGGCTCCGGTGGGGAATGAGCGGATGATAGTGAAAACGAACACTACGGCGGAACCGATGCGTCTGACTTTGCCCGACGGTTCGGCTGTTTGGTTGAACAGGAATACGGAAATCAGGTACCGGGAAAACTTTTCCGAAAAGCGGGGAATCGTTCTGGAAAAGGGCGAAGCTTATTTCGATGTCGAAAGGGATGAAGACAAACCGTTTACTGTGAAGTCGAGCGAATTGGTGACGACTGTGCTGGGTACGGAGTTCAATGTAAAGACATTTGAAAACGGAAACGGCGAGGTTGCGGTAGCCGAAGGAAAGGTGAAAGTGTCCGGCTCTGACTCTACGCAAGAGGAAAAAGGCTATGTGCTAACCGTGGGCGAAGAGGTGGTTTATGACAAAGCCTCGGACGAAATGCGGAAGGCTGTCGCCGATCTGGATATTCTGCTTTGCTGGAAAAGGGAAAAGCTCGTTTTCGACGGCGTAAAGCTCTCCAAAGCCTTCGCGATGTTGGAAGTGCGGTTCGGCAAGGAAATCCATGTGGTTGACGCCGAGGTGAATGATTGTGAGATTTTCGGAATGTACGAGGATGAGGATTTGGCCCACATTCTCAAGACTATGAGTTTCGCCGTCGGTTTTGAAATGGAGTTTTCGGAGCGCGACGGGACTATTTTGATAAAGGGAAAAGGGTGTCGCTAA
- a CDS encoding ferredoxin--NADP reductase has protein sequence MATHFHKLRVADVQPATCEAVTVSFDIPEEIKSDFCFLPGQHLTFRFLIDNTEHRRSYSLNSNPFGTEAPSVTVKRVKKGIVSNFINDNLKPGDTVEATLPLGSFKAEIQPDEYKTYFLIAAGSGITPIMSILRSALHQSKTNTINLFYGNKDQDSIIFEKELEKLRLNHLDRLKVCHTLSSPKVWSSWKQWEGKKGRIDAKSLEAFINEHPPIAQSTEYFVCGPEAMNLCVRDTLLSLGVPSEQIKIEMFGHSDSNLDKTVTPVDNAELEASLDGKTIKTEVKSGNTILRSLLDSGADVPYSCESGVCGTCTATLVNGKTEMKSCFALTEEEIKNGAILTCQAYPVSEKVKIDFDK, from the coding sequence ATGGCCACACATTTCCACAAACTGCGAGTAGCGGACGTACAGCCCGCCACCTGCGAGGCCGTAACGGTCAGTTTTGATATTCCGGAAGAAATAAAATCCGACTTCTGTTTTCTGCCCGGCCAACACCTTACTTTCCGATTCTTGATCGACAATACGGAACACCGCAGAAGCTATTCCCTAAACAGTAACCCGTTCGGAACGGAAGCTCCGAGCGTTACCGTAAAAAGGGTAAAAAAGGGAATCGTGTCGAACTTTATCAATGACAACCTAAAGCCGGGCGATACCGTGGAAGCGACTTTGCCCTTGGGCAGTTTCAAAGCCGAAATACAGCCGGACGAATACAAAACATATTTCCTGATTGCGGCCGGAAGCGGCATAACGCCGATTATGTCAATTTTGCGCTCGGCTTTGCATCAATCGAAGACCAACACTATCAATCTTTTCTACGGAAACAAGGACCAAGACAGCATTATTTTCGAGAAAGAACTCGAAAAGCTTAGGCTGAATCATCTTGACCGGTTAAAGGTTTGCCATACGCTAAGCTCTCCAAAAGTCTGGTCGAGCTGGAAGCAATGGGAAGGCAAAAAAGGGCGCATCGACGCCAAAAGCTTGGAAGCCTTTATCAACGAGCATCCGCCGATAGCGCAAAGCACCGAGTATTTCGTCTGCGGGCCGGAAGCGATGAATCTCTGCGTCCGCGACACTTTGCTTTCATTGGGCGTACCTTCCGAGCAAATCAAAATAGAGATGTTCGGCCACTCCGACAGTAACCTTGACAAAACCGTCACCCCTGTCGACAACGCCGAATTGGAAGCCTCTTTAGACGGAAAAACCATAAAAACGGAAGTGAAATCCGGCAACACGATCCTTCGATCCTTGCTCGATTCCGGCGCCGATGTACCCTACTCCTGCGAAAGCGGAGTTTGCGGAACTTGCACAGCTACTTTGGTAAACGGAAAAACGGAAATGAAATCCTGTTTTGCCCTAACCGAAGAGGAAATTAAAAACGGAGCGATTCTCACTTGCCAAGCTTATCCGGTGAGTGAAAAGGTTAAAATTGATTTTGACAAGTAG
- a CDS encoding Crp/Fnr family transcriptional regulator: MDRLLADIKARTPIPEDLEADIRSLFRKEEIKKNDVLLTEGRTCRKLYYLDTGIIRTYYYHDDKEITSWFYKEGFFVTSWYSFLTLEPSFEYIKATEDSILYSIDHKHYVNLQEKHPAFERFCRILSEEQVAFIDYYGKGYMFLSAKERYVRLLEYFPDIELRVKLGDIATHLGISQETLSRIRSSS, from the coding sequence ATGGACCGATTATTAGCTGATATCAAAGCCCGGACACCTATTCCGGAGGATCTGGAGGCGGATATACGAAGCCTTTTCAGGAAAGAAGAAATCAAGAAAAACGATGTTTTACTTACCGAAGGGCGCACATGCAGAAAGCTTTACTATCTAGATACGGGCATCATACGCACTTACTATTATCACGACGATAAGGAAATCACATCTTGGTTTTACAAAGAAGGCTTTTTTGTCACCTCGTGGTACAGTTTCTTGACTTTGGAGCCCAGTTTCGAATACATCAAAGCCACTGAAGACTCCATACTCTATTCCATAGACCACAAACATTACGTGAACTTGCAGGAAAAGCACCCCGCTTTCGAACGCTTCTGCAGAATACTCTCAGAAGAGCAAGTCGCTTTTATAGACTACTACGGAAAAGGCTACATGTTTCTTTCGGCAAAGGAACGCTATGTCCGGCTTCTCGAATATTTTCCCGATATAGAGCTTCGGGTAAAGCTAGGCGATATCGCCACGCACCTCGGCATTTCGCAAGAAACGCTAAGCCGAATCCGCTCATCGTCATAA
- a CDS encoding aromatic ring-hydroxylating dioxygenase subunit alpha — MNKDRKMPVLPVEAYTSTEWLEMEQEKIFGNTWQFAGFPEDLKNPGDYITVQCGKQNILVVKGRDQRLRAFHNLCRHRGTQLLRAVGKAQKAITCPYHDWTYDLTGQLVNVPEKEKEFPDLDMGKICLHKASVDIWRGMVWAHPSPEAPSIAEWFRGCKEKLGPHNPDKLLEYPDTGYEKTINANWKIVAENYIDVYHLAHLHSSTLNMYDHAKAEFGFVGDHYLFREPLAKDYRDNLDKLMPFKRITEMTDEHLGAYVPWLFPNVGLAESESSWSVFVAIPLAPDKTKVIVRTKLQPMTDMEYYKQSESSKKWWPKIMGMDTKYGNYDEDDPMASGDFMQEDIYVCEQQQKSLSNPLFGVEATAQHGESTVRGFQERIQKWVDSENQKS, encoded by the coding sequence ATGAACAAAGACCGAAAGATGCCCGTCCTGCCCGTTGAGGCCTACACTTCCACCGAATGGCTTGAAATGGAACAGGAAAAGATATTCGGAAACACTTGGCAATTCGCCGGATTTCCGGAAGACCTGAAGAATCCCGGAGACTATATCACAGTACAGTGCGGCAAGCAGAATATCCTTGTCGTAAAAGGCCGTGACCAGCGTCTCCGGGCTTTTCATAACCTTTGTCGCCACCGTGGCACACAATTGCTCCGTGCCGTCGGCAAAGCGCAAAAGGCCATCACCTGCCCTTATCACGACTGGACCTACGACCTTACCGGCCAATTGGTAAATGTTCCCGAAAAGGAAAAGGAATTTCCGGATTTGGATATGGGAAAAATTTGCCTCCACAAGGCGTCCGTAGACATTTGGAGAGGAATGGTTTGGGCGCATCCGTCGCCGGAAGCGCCAAGTATCGCGGAGTGGTTTAGGGGCTGCAAAGAAAAATTGGGCCCGCACAACCCCGACAAACTACTCGAATACCCGGATACGGGCTATGAGAAAACGATCAACGCCAACTGGAAGATTGTGGCGGAAAACTATATAGACGTTTACCACTTGGCGCATCTGCATTCCAGCACGCTGAATATGTACGACCACGCCAAAGCCGAATTCGGATTCGTAGGCGACCACTACCTCTTCCGCGAACCCCTGGCAAAGGATTATCGAGATAACCTGGACAAACTGATGCCTTTCAAACGCATCACGGAAATGACTGACGAACACTTGGGCGCTTACGTTCCTTGGCTATTCCCGAATGTCGGATTGGCCGAAAGCGAATCAAGCTGGAGCGTGTTCGTGGCCATTCCTTTGGCTCCCGACAAGACCAAAGTCATCGTAAGAACCAAACTACAGCCGATGACCGATATGGAATATTACAAGCAAAGCGAGTCTTCGAAGAAATGGTGGCCGAAAATCATGGGAATGGATACCAAATACGGCAACTACGACGAGGACGACCCGATGGCCAGCGGAGATTTTATGCAGGAAGACATCTACGTCTGCGAACAACAGCAGAAATCGTTAAGCAACCCGCTCTTTGGCGTGGAGGCTACGGCCCAACACGGCGAAAGCACCGTTAGGGGTTTTCAGGAACGGATACAGAAATGGGTGGATTCGGAAAATCAAAAATCGTAA
- a CDS encoding SusD/RagB family nutrient-binding outer membrane lipoprotein: MTSRYLNIPFLALIFSFCLFSCERDFEEFNTNGNALEEVSPVFQVGEITRDLHQSYSQSYNVGSEWQHQWARSYGDTRGYIYDNGQAHAWKESYAAYRDIVDLIGKVEPGTAEENPVIYSVALVAKVFHFHMLTDLYGDVPYTEAGQGASGLVKPGYTAQNEIYSDLFASLDEAIALLDGADNLTGLNDIDRLYAGEAEKWLRFANSLRLRMGMRVRYADPALAEREVGKALAEKLIEENEHNAKVFEFESQMFQKEKENMMHPSVFMVDFMAGDPRYDLYFGPNTKGEIIGYVNGSVETQGDFSRIGQGIAIKDRPDRIMGASEVAFLLAEAHLFGIGTANDTDKANEAYRKGIRTSMEFWGVEAGPIEEFLTKEKTTLSGTDEEKLEMVIMQKWADLIDNGVETYAEGRRTGYPVIAQRKDAGLFVLGDTDGVMPRKCKYPESEAFYNTENFQKMSAQHDFLTKVWWDKK, from the coding sequence ATGACATCCAGATATCTTAATATACCGTTTTTGGCCCTGATTTTTTCGTTCTGCCTCTTTTCTTGCGAAAGGGATTTCGAAGAATTCAATACAAATGGCAACGCATTGGAAGAGGTTAGCCCCGTGTTTCAGGTGGGGGAAATTACCCGCGATTTGCACCAGAGTTATTCCCAAAGCTATAATGTGGGAAGCGAGTGGCAACACCAATGGGCCCGCTCATACGGCGATACCAGAGGCTATATTTACGACAACGGACAAGCGCACGCGTGGAAAGAAAGCTACGCCGCTTATCGCGATATTGTCGATCTGATAGGCAAAGTGGAGCCCGGCACCGCGGAAGAGAATCCGGTGATTTACTCGGTGGCTTTGGTGGCCAAAGTTTTCCACTTCCATATGCTCACCGACCTTTACGGCGACGTGCCGTATACGGAGGCGGGCCAGGGAGCCTCAGGCTTGGTGAAACCCGGATATACCGCCCAAAATGAAATCTATTCAGACTTGTTCGCTTCGTTAGACGAGGCGATCGCCCTGCTCGATGGAGCCGATAATCTTACGGGACTCAATGACATCGACCGGTTGTACGCCGGCGAAGCGGAAAAATGGCTCCGCTTCGCCAATTCTTTACGCTTGCGTATGGGAATGCGAGTGCGCTACGCCGATCCGGCTTTGGCCGAAAGGGAAGTGGGCAAAGCGTTGGCGGAGAAGCTGATAGAAGAAAACGAGCATAACGCTAAAGTCTTTGAATTTGAGAGCCAGATGTTCCAAAAAGAAAAAGAGAACATGATGCACCCGAGTGTTTTTATGGTTGATTTTATGGCTGGAGACCCTCGGTACGATCTCTATTTCGGGCCGAATACCAAGGGCGAAATCATTGGTTACGTAAACGGATCGGTGGAGACTCAGGGCGACTTTTCGAGAATAGGCCAAGGCATAGCGATAAAAGATCGGCCGGACAGAATTATGGGAGCCTCCGAGGTTGCGTTTTTATTGGCGGAGGCTCATCTGTTCGGTATCGGTACGGCAAACGACACCGATAAGGCGAACGAGGCTTACCGGAAAGGAATACGGACCAGTATGGAATTTTGGGGAGTTGAAGCCGGACCGATCGAAGAGTTTTTGACAAAGGAAAAAACAACTTTGTCGGGAACGGACGAAGAAAAGCTCGAAATGGTAATAATGCAAAAATGGGCCGACCTGATCGATAATGGTGTGGAGACTTATGCCGAGGGTAGGCGTACGGGATATCCGGTGATTGCGCAACGCAAAGACGCCGGGCTTTTCGTCCTCGGCGATACCGACGGCGTGATGCCTAGAAAATGCAAATACCCGGAAAGCGAGGCTTTCTACAATACGGAAAACTTCCAGAAGATGTCAGCGCAACACGACTTTCTGACCAAGGTGTGGTGGGATAAAAAATAA
- a CDS encoding SusC/RagA family TonB-linked outer membrane protein, whose amino-acid sequence MGKILSNAIVRRTLSLTVFFCVLFSSVAISSDIGSQSDVAESGERMTLKVRGVTLENVFSMIEAQTSFKFIYRKDNGETSKKVTLMMEREDLNTVLKEIGKQTGASFQTVKNSISVKIGETPKGAVKSKKQQERRLKGKVTDADSGEALIGATVMIKGTTQGTTTNMEGVFDLPLPAGATAVIVSFVGYTEEELEIANSSFIDIKLRPDMSTLGEVVVTAIGIKREKAKLGYAISEVSGSEIAESVDNNVFNSLKGKVPGMVINTATGGSTGSSNVVLRGYSTVQGDNQALIVVDGIPYSNNSFGQGNSNSGIDLGSGIGDINPEDIESVTVLKGANASALYGSRAINGAIVITTKKGSGKKGWGVQFSSSMVVKEMGFEPDLQNEYGQGGSAKTFGEFDGVDDDGMPYLALNNVRSWGAKFDGQDVSVKWIREEPVRKYVSQPDNYKDFFRTGTNFINNLSVTGSADKATIRVNIMANNLKDIVPTSEQDKYGLTVRGTQQIGERINLDAKLSYITSQTHNRLTLGNQRGAYSGLVTGPRSFYLDDLKRYRYPVTGKTYDQHRTFGDNMPVAWSTSTGSSAGNPYWELYENPNDDKRDRLNGMVKVGVDILPGLQVFGRIGWDNSYIEARKVAEKYSRYYRFDGQLTSSMGERTELNTDFLVSYNKDINSDFSVSANVGGNRRKEERTYKELHGTHFTVMDFNSFNNIEHRYQSESKEERAVNSVYGMVAFSYKNIANIDATLRNDWTSTLPDGNNSFLYPSVSGSLVFSEAFNIKGKILSFGKLRASYAEVGNDTRPYITKRAYSFNNDEMGRAYAYLPKRVWNEGLKPERNKSVELGLDLGFFDDRLSLDLTWYRSNVVNQILESSPLAISSGYESWAINAGEIQNSGIELSLSAIPVRVGKFQWTTRFNYADNVSEVVAFDEDTDQIVLGNGRGVQILAKKGEPYGAIYGRKFLRNDEGVVVVDQHGFPMYEEGDQRIGNVMPDFTAAVNNEFSYGKWRMNVLVDMSFGGEITSWSETWMGLRGTASKTLEGRAEWIQARENGNVDEEHIYSSEGGYGEWVGNSVYEDGTPNEGENAKYLNPYRYWDEMKRDKAGESTLVDASYVKLRELSLSYDLTDLAKKIGAPIKNASLSFSGRNLLLLHSDSDLFDPDSYRFSTGTSSLGIESAAWPSMRSYAFTFRASF is encoded by the coding sequence ATGGGAAAAATTCTATCTAATGCAATCGTAAGGCGCACATTGTCGTTGACGGTGTTTTTTTGCGTCCTTTTTTCGTCCGTCGCCATATCCAGTGATATTGGAAGCCAATCGGACGTTGCGGAATCCGGCGAGCGGATGACCCTGAAAGTGCGGGGCGTTACGCTTGAGAATGTTTTTTCTATGATAGAGGCCCAAACCTCTTTTAAGTTTATTTATCGGAAAGACAACGGCGAGACCAGCAAGAAGGTAACGCTTATGATGGAACGGGAAGATCTGAACACCGTTCTTAAGGAAATCGGCAAACAGACGGGGGCCAGCTTCCAGACAGTAAAGAATTCTATTTCTGTCAAAATTGGAGAAACGCCGAAAGGGGCCGTAAAATCAAAAAAACAACAGGAGCGCAGGCTAAAAGGCAAAGTGACCGATGCCGACTCCGGCGAAGCGCTGATCGGCGCTACGGTAATGATCAAGGGCACTACGCAGGGAACCACAACTAATATGGAGGGTGTTTTTGACTTGCCTTTGCCGGCTGGCGCCACGGCCGTTATCGTCTCTTTTGTCGGGTATACGGAGGAGGAGCTTGAGATCGCCAACAGCTCATTCATCGATATCAAACTGCGCCCGGATATGTCAACCCTCGGCGAGGTGGTGGTGACGGCCATCGGCATCAAGAGAGAGAAAGCCAAATTGGGATATGCCATCAGCGAAGTGTCGGGATCGGAAATCGCCGAGTCGGTTGACAATAACGTTTTCAATTCCCTGAAAGGAAAAGTGCCGGGGATGGTGATCAATACCGCTACGGGCGGTTCCACGGGATCCTCAAACGTGGTGCTTCGCGGTTATTCCACCGTTCAGGGCGATAACCAAGCGCTGATCGTTGTCGACGGTATTCCTTATTCCAATAATTCGTTCGGTCAGGGAAACAGCAACAGCGGGATTGACTTGGGTAGCGGTATCGGCGATATCAACCCTGAGGATATCGAGAGCGTAACGGTTTTGAAAGGCGCCAACGCCTCGGCTTTGTACGGATCCAGGGCCATAAACGGCGCTATTGTGATCACTACCAAAAAAGGAAGCGGCAAGAAAGGCTGGGGAGTCCAGTTTTCGAGCAGTATGGTAGTGAAGGAAATGGGTTTCGAGCCGGACTTGCAAAACGAATACGGGCAGGGAGGCAGCGCCAAAACTTTCGGTGAGTTTGACGGAGTGGACGATGACGGGATGCCTTACTTGGCGCTGAACAACGTCCGGAGTTGGGGAGCGAAGTTTGACGGGCAGGATGTTAGCGTAAAATGGATCAGGGAAGAGCCCGTGAGAAAATACGTTTCGCAACCGGATAACTACAAAGACTTTTTCCGTACGGGAACAAATTTCATCAACAACCTGAGTGTCACTGGCTCCGCCGATAAAGCTACGATCAGGGTCAATATAATGGCGAATAACCTTAAGGATATCGTACCGACATCGGAACAGGACAAGTATGGCCTGACCGTTCGCGGAACGCAACAAATAGGGGAACGCATAAATCTCGACGCCAAGCTTTCTTATATCACCAGCCAGACCCACAATCGTCTGACTTTGGGCAACCAGCGCGGAGCGTATAGCGGTTTGGTGACGGGGCCGAGGAGTTTTTATCTTGATGACCTGAAGCGCTACAGATATCCGGTAACCGGAAAAACGTATGACCAGCACAGAACGTTCGGCGACAATATGCCTGTGGCTTGGAGTACGAGTACGGGATCCAGCGCCGGTAACCCTTATTGGGAATTGTATGAAAACCCGAACGATGACAAGCGCGACCGCCTGAACGGAATGGTGAAAGTGGGCGTGGACATTTTGCCCGGCCTTCAGGTTTTCGGCCGAATCGGTTGGGACAATTCGTATATCGAAGCCCGCAAAGTGGCGGAGAAATATTCCAGATACTACCGCTTCGACGGGCAGTTGACCAGTTCTATGGGCGAACGCACGGAGCTGAATACCGATTTCTTGGTTTCTTACAATAAAGATATCAATTCCGATTTCTCCGTATCGGCTAACGTGGGCGGAAACAGAAGAAAAGAGGAACGGACATACAAGGAACTGCACGGTACGCATTTTACCGTAATGGATTTCAACTCGTTCAACAATATCGAACATAGATACCAGAGCGAATCGAAGGAAGAGCGCGCGGTGAACTCCGTGTACGGTATGGTAGCTTTTTCTTACAAAAATATAGCGAACATCGACGCCACATTGCGAAACGATTGGACTTCGACATTGCCTGACGGAAACAACTCGTTCCTTTATCCTTCGGTAAGCGGTTCGTTGGTTTTCTCGGAAGCGTTCAATATCAAGGGCAAAATATTGTCTTTCGGTAAGTTGCGGGCTTCCTACGCCGAAGTGGGTAACGATACCAGACCGTATATCACCAAACGGGCTTACTCTTTCAACAACGACGAAATGGGCAGGGCTTACGCCTATCTCCCGAAAAGGGTTTGGAACGAAGGCTTAAAGCCGGAGCGGAACAAGTCGGTCGAGCTCGGTTTGGATCTCGGTTTTTTTGATGACAGGCTTTCTCTGGATCTGACTTGGTATCGCAGTAATGTGGTAAACCAGATTTTGGAATCGTCACCGTTGGCCATCAGCTCGGGTTATGAGAGCTGGGCTATCAACGCCGGCGAAATCCAGAATTCGGGTATAGAATTAAGCCTCTCGGCTATTCCTGTTAGGGTAGGGAAGTTCCAGTGGACAACCCGTTTCAATTATGCGGACAACGTTTCCGAGGTGGTGGCATTTGACGAGGACACCGACCAGATCGTGTTGGGCAATGGCCGTGGCGTGCAGATTTTGGCGAAAAAAGGCGAGCCGTACGGAGCCATCTACGGACGTAAATTCCTGAGAAACGATGAGGGCGTAGTGGTGGTGGACCAGCACGGCTTTCCGATGTACGAAGAAGGCGACCAGCGGATCGGGAACGTAATGCCGGACTTTACGGCGGCCGTAAACAACGAGTTCAGTTACGGAAAATGGCGGATGAACGTACTGGTCGATATGTCTTTCGGCGGAGAAATCACCTCTTGGTCGGAAACGTGGATGGGACTCCGCGGTACGGCGTCCAAGACTTTGGAAGGCAGGGCCGAATGGATCCAAGCGCGTGAGAACGGAAATGTGGACGAGGAACACATCTATAGTTCCGAAGGCGGTTATGGAGAATGGGTAGGCAACAGCGTGTACGAGGACGGAACCCCGAACGAGGGCGAGAACGCCAAATACCTGAACCCGTACCGTTATTGGGACGAAATGAAAAGGGACAAAGCCGGCGAATCGACTTTGGTGGACGCTTCGTACGTGAAGCTTCGCGAACTGAGCCTGAGTTATGATTTGACCGATTTGGCCAAGAAAATCGGAGCGCCGATAAAGAACGCCAGCCTTTCGTTTTCCGGCAGGAACTTACTTCTGTTACATTCGGATTCAGATCTTTTCGATCCCGATTCTTACAGGTTCAGCACCGGCACCAGCTCCTTGGGCATCGAGTCGGCGGCATGGCCTAGCATGCGTTCTTACGCCTTCACTTTCAGAGCTTCATTTTAA
- a CDS encoding effector binding domain-containing protein — MRKYKIRAILGLCLLYVAIFQNWTWVWGVMFLVWVIPDIRFGTTFFIEPVERKDNPILYWIIIFTWLSLSAYSLYFSVTEEPYGPKAFVGRSVGKFTEPDSLKLNDTIPGKLTTSDSATTETKNDRIPDISEEGKISLKYQTQDLNDTLLITGISMKFIPNSTDSAGQVQNLIYKFYSGAESLTTPDNLYGEPLYVVYNDYNWASEEAYTLSVGFKKNKAKTPDSMSTIKIKPSEYAVFTSNPNNYESWLGELWAKISQSDLDEGLSNAYEVYRSDKEGNLLKVELHVPIN, encoded by the coding sequence ATGAGAAAATACAAGATCAGAGCCATACTCGGCCTTTGCCTGCTTTACGTCGCCATCTTCCAAAACTGGACTTGGGTATGGGGCGTCATGTTCCTAGTCTGGGTTATTCCCGACATCAGGTTCGGCACTACATTCTTTATCGAACCTGTGGAAAGAAAAGACAACCCGATCCTTTATTGGATTATAATTTTCACTTGGCTATCGCTTTCGGCCTACAGCCTTTATTTCAGCGTAACCGAAGAGCCTTACGGTCCCAAAGCTTTTGTGGGAAGATCCGTAGGGAAATTTACCGAACCCGATAGCCTGAAGCTAAACGACACTATTCCCGGAAAATTAACAACAAGCGATTCCGCAACCACAGAAACCAAAAACGATCGAATACCCGATATTTCGGAGGAAGGAAAAATAAGCCTGAAGTACCAAACCCAAGATCTAAACGACACGCTGTTGATTACGGGAATCTCGATGAAATTCATCCCCAATTCCACCGATAGCGCCGGACAGGTCCAAAACTTAATCTATAAATTCTATTCCGGGGCCGAATCCCTGACCACTCCCGACAATCTCTATGGCGAACCGCTTTACGTGGTTTACAATGATTACAATTGGGCATCCGAAGAAGCCTATACATTAAGTGTTGGCTTTAAAAAAAATAAAGCCAAAACGCCGGATTCTATGTCCACAATCAAAATCAAACCCAGTGAATATGCGGTTTTCACTTCCAACCCTAACAATTACGAAAGTTGGCTGGGAGAACTTTGGGCCAAGATTTCTCAATCAGACCTTGACGAAGGGCTTTCGAACGCTTACGAAGTCTACCGTTCCGACAAAGAAGGAAACCTACTGAAAGTCGAGCTCCATGTACCCATCAATTAA